The genomic interval ATAACCATTGTGCTCCAACTTGGCAATAGCTGATTCCAGGTTAAAAAAACATCGACATTTGATGAAAAAATGTTCATGAACCAGCTTAATGAATGGGTGGCCGAAATAAAAATTTCAACAAAACAGAAACTCCCGCTGTTGCTGGCAGAACAACCACCAACCAATGAACAATAGAGGCTTATGAAAATTTTGCTCGTGGATGATGAACATTTATTATTGGAGTTGTTGGCTGAAACCATCAGCCACGAAGGGCATGACGTCGTGACGGCCGTCAATGGTAAAATCGCCCTGGATTTGTTTTCCAAGACCAAACCCGGTTTTGACGCGGTGCTGACCGATATTAAAATGCCGGAAATGGATGGTTTGTCTCTGCTAAAACAGATCAGGAATCTGGATCCTGAAATACCGGTTGTGATCATGACCGGACATGGGGATCTGGATCTTTCCATTCAGGCGTTGCGGTTGAGTGCCTTTGATTACATGCTCAAACCGCTGAATCTTGCCAGTTTACAGCAAGTTCTTGAGAAAATTGCCGCAGTCTGTCAGCTCCATCAGGAGTTACCAGCCCTTCTGCCCTTTATGGAAAGTTCAACCACGCTCACTCTGCCTTGCCAGACACGCTGGATCAGTGTCGCGGTTTCCCACTTTCAGCAAATTTATGCGCCCCTGTGTCGTATGGCCAATGAGGGCTTTCAGGAAATCACCACGTCGCTTTATGAATTACTGAGCAACGCGTTCATTCATGGAAGCCTGGAAGTGGATTCCAGATTGAAGGAAGAATCTTGGGATAAGTTTGAAAATATGGTTCGACTGCGTGAAGTTGATCCGATTTTCGGAACCCGCAAGGTTCATGCCCACTGTCATGTGGCACCGGAGGGGATTTCCACAGAAGATCCTACGCATGTTATTGTGGGTGTTACGTTTGATGTGGAAGATGAAGGCAAAGGTTTTGATACCGCAAAACTTCTCAAAGCAAGGGATCCCATGGATCTATTGACGGCCAGTGGTCGTGGCATCATGATGATCCAGATGTTCATGGATGAAGTTTCCTGGAACGAAAAAGGAAATCGGATGCATTTGAAAAAAAGATTGAGAATTCCCCGAGGGGAATGACTATTTACATCCTCTGTGTCACGGACTTCACTGTGACCGTACAAAAATCCAAATTCAAAGGACTGATTCATGGAAAAAGTTGATGTCACCATTGTTGGTGCCGGTGTGGTGGGGCTTGCTGTTGCTCATACCTTTGCCAATGCAGGTCAATCTGTCGTTGTTCTGGAACGAAACGCTTCCTTCGGGCAGGAAGTCAGCAGTCGTAACAGTGAAGTGATTCATGCCGGAATTTATTATCCCGCAGGATCGCTCAAAGCAAAACTGTGTGTCGAAGGAAAAGAACTGCTGTATGCCTATTGTGAAAAATTCAGCATCCCTCATCAACGGATCGGCAAAATGATTGTCGCGACTTGTGAAGAGGAAGAGGATGTTCTGGATGGAATTCTCAAAAAAGCACAGAACAATGGTGTTCACGATTTGATCTGGCAATCCAAAGAAGATTTACAAAACAAAGAACCACTGGTCAAAGCGACCAAAGCCCTGTTTTCACCTTCTACCGGCATCATTGATACTCACAGCCTGATGCGTTCCTTTTTAAGATCCCTGGAAAATCATGGAGGCTTTTTATCGGCAAAAACACGTCTGGAACGAGTCAGTCTGGTTCCCGACGGATTTTTGATTGAAGCCGACAATGAGGGCGAACTCTATAGCTTCGAAAGCCAGATCCTGGTCAATGCGGCTGGACTTGGTGCTCAGACCGTCGCTCATTCCATCAACGGCTTTGATCCAGCGCTGATCCCTCCTCTGTATTTGTGCAAAGGCAACTATTTCACCCTGTCCGGAAAAAGTCCCTTCAATCATCTCATCTATCCTGTTCCGGAAAAAAGCGGCGCGGGACTCGGCATTCATGCCACTCTGGATCTTGCCGGTCAAACCCGTTTCGGTCCGGACACGGAATATATTTCAGCGGAAAATTATGATGTCATGGAAGAGCGGAGGCCCCTGTTTGAAGAAGCCATTCGACGTTATTATCCAGCTCTGGGATCCATGAAACTGAATCCGGGATATGTTGGAGTTCGTCCCAAACTGCAATCACCGACCAGTACCTTCCATGACTTTGTAATTCAGGATTCCTCGGTTCACCACATTCCGGGACTGGTTCATCTGTTTGGCATTGAATCACCTGGTTTGACTTCCTGTCTCGCTATTGGAAAGCATGTTTTTAATCAGGTTAAAGGTTAAAAAAGGTTAAAGGTTAAAAAAGGTAAAAGGTGAAAGGTGAAAGGTGAAAGGTGAAAGGTGAAAGGTGAAAGGTGAAAGGTGAAAGGTGAAAGGTGAAAGGTGAAAGGTGAAAGGGGAAAGGTGAAAGATAGGTTCATGGGATTTGAGGATTTGGAGGTGTGGAAAAGATCGGCACGATTGAGTGCAGAAGTTTATAAACACTTACGTGATCTCAAAGATTTTGGATTCAAGGATCAAATTACCCGTTCAGGGCTTTCTGTTCCGAGTAATATCGCTGAGGGTTTTGAACGTGAGTCAGAAAAAGATGGCGTGAATTTTCTGTCTTATGCCAAAGGATCCTGTGGCGAATTACGAACCCAAATCTATATCGGAATCGATATCGACTATATTGACAAAGATACTGGATTACAATGGATCCGGGAAACTCGTGAAATCTCTTCCATGATCACTGGCCTCATCAAAACCAAACGCAAACGCCTAAATTCTTAAAACAGCTCATAACCCTTCCCCCTTTAACCTTTAACCTCCCCCTTTAACCTTCCCCCTTTAACCTTTAACCTTCCCCCTTTAACCTTTAACCTTTAACCTTTAACCTTTAACCTTTAACCTTTAACCTTTAGAAATGATGCTTTTTTTCTTCCTGATTCTGCTGTTGGCCGGGGCACCTTGTTTCGCCACTGAGCCAATAGATCTGCAACAACTCTGGAATCAGGCACATTCCAAAAATCTGGCGGAGCATCCTTACTGGTTACGACTTCTGCATTATCATTTTCCTGTGGAATCTCCGGGGCAGTGGCACACAGAAAGTGATGTGATTTCACCTTCATTTTTTTTATCCTCCTCCGGGCGGTCAGATCCTGAAGCGGAATTGATTGCCACGCTTTCCGCCTTGCTCGAAGACCTTCCGGAAGATCCTGACCAACATGCACAATGCCGGTTCATGGCCCGGTTTCAATGGCTGAAATCCCAACTTGATTTTTCAAAGACCACGCTGAAAAAACTTCCATGCCCACGGTTTGAACAATGGATCAGTCTGGAACATCTGGATTCGATCAGCCTGGTTTATGTTTCAGCATACATGGATAATCCGGCGTCCATTTACGGTCATATCTTGCTTAAAGTGAATTCCAGACATCCGTTGTTCGGACACACGCTTCTGAGTCCGACCCTTAATTTTGGAGCGATTGTCGATCCGGCTGACCATCCTCTCATGTATGCGCTCAAAGGGATCTTCGGCGGATACACGGGCCGCTTCACAGATGAACGGTTTTATAATTACAATCATCTGTATGGGGAATCAGAATTGAGAGATTTGTGGGAATATTTTCTGAATCTCGATGACACTCAAAAAAAGCGACTTGTGTACCATGCGTGGGAGTTGCTTCAGGGGGTCGAATTTCAATATTACTTTTTTCTTGATAACTGTGCCTATCGCATGGGTGAACTTCTGGAAATGGCATGGGATACCGAACGACTGAATCCGCCCTTTGCCTTGTGGCGCATTCCTGTGAGCATTTTTCATCGGGCCGCTCAGATCCGTGTGGATGAAAACCCCCTGTTGGGAAAAATAGCACTGTTGCCCTCAAGACAGCGTCGGTTACAGCAAAAATTCAACAATCTCACTGAAACACAAAAAGCAATCCTGAATGGTGCGTCTCAAAACCCTAATATTGAAAACGATCCTGAATTTCTGAAGCTTTCCCTGGAACAGCAAACGGAAATTCTGGATGCGCTGATTGATTATTTTCAGTATCAGTTGTCACAAAAACC from SAR324 cluster bacterium carries:
- a CDS encoding DUF4105 domain-containing protein; amino-acid sequence: MLFFFLILLLAGAPCFATEPIDLQQLWNQAHSKNLAEHPYWLRLLHYHFPVESPGQWHTESDVISPSFFLSSSGRSDPEAELIATLSALLEDLPEDPDQHAQCRFMARFQWLKSQLDFSKTTLKKLPCPRFEQWISLEHLDSISLVYVSAYMDNPASIYGHILLKVNSRHPLFGHTLLSPTLNFGAIVDPADHPLMYALKGIFGGYTGRFTDERFYNYNHLYGESELRDLWEYFLNLDDTQKKRLVYHAWELLQGVEFQYYFFLDNCAYRMGELLEMAWDTERLNPPFALWRIPVSIFHRAAQIRVDENPLLGKIALLPSRQRRLQQKFNNLTETQKAILNGASQNPNIENDPEFLKLSLEQQTEILDALIDYFQYQLSQKPADLLVAQKHKILLARSRYPMITRPGKIENPEPPTAGSPPQKIRLGVGYNDALGASTEIGLWTSYHDLGANDAGHLPHSQLVTLDLRLRIYPDQEVVLDQLTLVDIMALNTFPVSLPGNAGMSWDISARVERSTMKCRTCRVLNSSGGIGKSWSTTDRQWLGFALFDGFILGDQANLSRISTGLAPQIGGLWSGSWLKLMFRSQCFRSFAGPTLEDCKIETITSLFPSKNWDFRLETMVYHGREYHVAANYYW
- a CDS encoding response regulator, whose translation is MKILLVDDEHLLLELLAETISHEGHDVVTAVNGKIALDLFSKTKPGFDAVLTDIKMPEMDGLSLLKQIRNLDPEIPVVIMTGHGDLDLSIQALRLSAFDYMLKPLNLASLQQVLEKIAAVCQLHQELPALLPFMESSTTLTLPCQTRWISVAVSHFQQIYAPLCRMANEGFQEITTSLYELLSNAFIHGSLEVDSRLKEESWDKFENMVRLREVDPIFGTRKVHAHCHVAPEGISTEDPTHVIVGVTFDVEDEGKGFDTAKLLKARDPMDLLTASGRGIMMIQMFMDEVSWNEKGNRMHLKKRLRIPRGE
- a CDS encoding four helix bundle protein, with the protein product MGFEDLEVWKRSARLSAEVYKHLRDLKDFGFKDQITRSGLSVPSNIAEGFERESEKDGVNFLSYAKGSCGELRTQIYIGIDIDYIDKDTGLQWIRETREISSMITGLIKTKRKRLNS
- a CDS encoding NAD(P)/FAD-dependent oxidoreductase encodes the protein MEKVDVTIVGAGVVGLAVAHTFANAGQSVVVLERNASFGQEVSSRNSEVIHAGIYYPAGSLKAKLCVEGKELLYAYCEKFSIPHQRIGKMIVATCEEEEDVLDGILKKAQNNGVHDLIWQSKEDLQNKEPLVKATKALFSPSTGIIDTHSLMRSFLRSLENHGGFLSAKTRLERVSLVPDGFLIEADNEGELYSFESQILVNAAGLGAQTVAHSINGFDPALIPPLYLCKGNYFTLSGKSPFNHLIYPVPEKSGAGLGIHATLDLAGQTRFGPDTEYISAENYDVMEERRPLFEEAIRRYYPALGSMKLNPGYVGVRPKLQSPTSTFHDFVIQDSSVHHIPGLVHLFGIESPGLTSCLAIGKHVFNQVKG